From the genome of Labrus bergylta chromosome 4, fLabBer1.1, whole genome shotgun sequence, one region includes:
- the rab31 gene encoding ras-related protein Rab-31 produces MAIRELKVCLLGDTGVGKSSIVCRFVQDHFDHNISPTIGASFLTKTVPCGHELHKFLIWDTAGQERFHSLAPMYYRGSAAAVIVYDITKLDSFQTLKKWVKELKEHGPEDIVVAIAGNKNDLGDIREVPMKEAKEFAESIAAIFIETSARNAVNVEELFQKISKQIPPLENAEVESNESFKLTRQPAPSSRRCC; encoded by the exons gACACTGGAGTTGGGAAATCTAGCATTGTTTGCCGATTCGTCCAGGATCATTTTGACCACAACATAAGTCCAACAATAGG AGCATCATTCCTCACTAAAACAGTGCCATGTGGACATGAACTACACAAATTTCTGATCTGGGATACAGCCGGACAGGAAAGG TTTCACTCTTTAGCTCCTATGTACTACAGAGGATCGGCAGCTGCTGTCATAGTCTATGACATTACAAAGCTG GACTCTTTCCAGACACTGAAGAAGTGGGTGAAGGAGCTGAAGGAGCACGGCCCAGAGGACATTGTTGTAGCCATAGCAGGGAACAAGAATGATTTAGGAGACATCAG ggAAGTTCCAATGAAGGAAGCAAAAGAATTTGCTGAATCAATTGCAGCTATTTTCATTGAGACTAGTGCCAGAAATGCTGTCAACGTAGAGGAGCTCTTTCAGAAAATCA GTAAACAGATCCCCCCCCTGGAAAACGCTGAGGTTGAAAGCAACGAGTCCTTCAAACTCACCCGGCAGCCCGCTCCGTCCAGCAGGAGATGCTGCTAG